The Pseudomonas triclosanedens genome has a window encoding:
- a CDS encoding chemotaxis protein CheV — MAGILDSVDSRTQLVGQNRLEILVFRLAGRQQFAINVFKVQEVLQLPRLTLIPQRHPMICGVINLRGQTLPVIDLSRAIGMRALTPDANSTIIVTEYNRSVQAFLVGGVERILNLNWEAVQPPPGGAGRQHYLTAITKVDDRLVEIIDVEKVLAEIVPMNTRVSADRLDDQLLEQTRGREVLVVDDSSVAIAQLRDTLGQLGLRLHVATDGLRALQQLKRWADEGQDMEQKLLMIFTDAEMPEMDGYRLTTEIRNDPRLRDLYVVLHTSLSGSFNDAMVRKVGCDDFLSKFQPDQLVEVVRRRLEKVPA; from the coding sequence ATGGCCGGCATTCTCGACAGCGTCGATTCACGTACTCAGCTGGTGGGACAGAACCGCCTGGAAATCCTCGTGTTCCGCCTCGCCGGGCGCCAGCAGTTCGCGATCAACGTGTTCAAGGTGCAGGAAGTCCTGCAGTTGCCGCGCCTGACGCTGATCCCGCAGCGGCACCCGATGATCTGCGGGGTGATCAACCTGCGCGGGCAGACGCTGCCGGTAATCGATCTGTCGCGGGCCATCGGTATGCGCGCGCTGACCCCGGATGCGAACAGCACCATCATCGTCACCGAGTACAACCGTTCGGTGCAGGCATTCCTGGTGGGGGGCGTGGAGCGCATCCTCAACCTCAACTGGGAAGCCGTGCAGCCGCCGCCCGGTGGGGCCGGACGCCAGCACTACCTGACAGCGATCACCAAGGTGGACGACCGCCTGGTGGAGATCATCGATGTCGAGAAGGTGCTGGCCGAGATCGTGCCGATGAACACCCGCGTATCCGCCGATCGCCTGGACGACCAGTTGCTTGAGCAGACCCGTGGGCGTGAGGTGCTTGTGGTGGACGACTCCAGCGTTGCCATCGCGCAGTTGCGCGACACCCTGGGCCAGCTCGGGCTGCGCCTGCATGTCGCTACCGATGGCCTGCGCGCCCTACAGCAGCTCAAGCGCTGGGCTGACGAGGGGCAGGACATGGAGCAGAAGCTGCTGATGATCTTCACCGATGCCGAGATGCCGGAAATGGACGGCTACCGGCTGACCACCGAGATCCGCAACGACCCGCGTCTGCGCGACCTCTACGTGGTGCTGCACACCTCGCTGTCGGGGAGCTTCAACGACGCGATGGTGCGCAAGGTCGGCTGCGACGATTTCCTTTCCAAGTTCCAGCCGGACCAGTTGGTGGAAGTGGTGCGCCGGCGACTGGAGAAAGTCCCCGCGTAA
- the yegS gene encoding lipid kinase YegS has protein sequence MTRPRAMLILHGKQAANDEVREAVKAARASGRTLDVRVTWEGGDARRIVGEALATGYTTLLAGGGDGTVREVAQALVRSGQPASLAILPLGTANDFARAAGVPLEPAAALALLDKPPRAVDIGEVNDQLFLNMATGGFGSKVTANTPEDLKKLLGGAAYLLTGLTRFSEVHAARGRFRGPDFQWEGEFLALGIGNGRQAGGGHVLCPGARIDDGLLDVSILPAPQDMVGALGALLGSGLGGQEPFIRARLPWLEVDAVEGLDVNLDGEPLEGRHLRFEVLPAALSMHLPQGSPLLGKPPATR, from the coding sequence ATGACGCGACCCAGGGCCATGCTGATTCTGCATGGCAAGCAGGCAGCCAACGACGAGGTGCGCGAGGCGGTGAAGGCTGCGCGCGCCTCGGGGCGCACGCTGGATGTTCGGGTTACCTGGGAGGGCGGTGACGCGCGGCGCATCGTCGGCGAGGCGCTGGCCACCGGCTACACCACGCTGCTAGCCGGGGGCGGCGACGGCACCGTGCGCGAGGTTGCCCAGGCATTGGTGCGCTCCGGCCAACCGGCCAGCCTGGCTATCCTGCCGCTGGGCACCGCCAACGACTTCGCCCGGGCTGCCGGAGTGCCGCTGGAGCCCGCAGCGGCGCTGGCTTTGCTGGATAAGCCGCCGCGCGCGGTCGATATCGGTGAGGTGAACGATCAGTTGTTCCTCAACATGGCCACCGGCGGGTTCGGTTCGAAGGTAACGGCCAATACCCCGGAGGACCTGAAGAAGTTGCTGGGCGGCGCGGCCTACCTGCTGACCGGCCTGACGCGCTTCTCCGAAGTGCACGCCGCGCGCGGGCGATTCCGGGGGCCGGATTTCCAGTGGGAAGGAGAGTTTCTTGCGCTGGGTATCGGCAATGGCCGTCAGGCGGGTGGCGGTCATGTGCTCTGTCCGGGGGCGCGAATCGACGATGGGCTGCTGGATGTCAGCATCCTGCCTGCCCCGCAGGACATGGTTGGCGCGCTCGGTGCGCTGCTGGGCAGTGGGCTTGGTGGCCAGGAGCCGTTCATCCGCGCACGCCTGCCGTGGCTGGAGGTCGATGCGGTCGAAGGGTTGGATGTGAATCTCGATGGCGAGCCGCTGGAGGGGCGGCACCTGCGCTTCGAGGTGCTACCGGCGGCTCTGTCCATGCACCTGCCCCAGGGGTCGCCGTTGCTTGGTAAGCCGCCTGCGACCCGCTGA
- a CDS encoding FGGY-family carbohydrate kinase has product MSEQNYLLAIDNGTQSVRALLFDLDGNLLGKGKVELEAYFSDNPGWAEQHPEYYWEQLGEACRRLWASVDIDRSRIRGVSLTTQRGTVIHVDEAGQALRPAIIWLDQRRAELGDPIRGPWGWLFKLVGAQGAVDYFRTQAEVNWVAQQQPDIHRRTHKVLLLSGFLTHRLCGRYVDSVACSVAYLPFDYKKLQWAAPRDWKWQALEVRREQLPELYKPGERLGEITAEASRLTGIPEGLPLIAAGADKACEVLGAGAIDPTVACLSYGTTATINTTRSRYLETIPLIPPYPAAIPDHFNTEVMIYRGFWMVSWFKREFGLREMQRAAELGVEPEKLFDDLVNSVPAGSMGLMLQPYWTPGIREPGLEAKGSIIGFGDVHTRAHIYRAILEGLAYALRQGKERIEKRSGTRIERLRVAGGGSQSDAAMQLTADIFGLPAERPHVYEASGLGAAIDCAVGLKLYPDFASAISRMTRVGDVFHPRAEAQRTYERLYNEVYQRMYRQLKPLYQSIREITGYPA; this is encoded by the coding sequence TTGAGCGAACAGAACTATCTGCTGGCCATTGACAACGGCACCCAGAGCGTGCGAGCGCTGCTTTTCGACCTCGACGGCAATCTGCTGGGCAAGGGCAAGGTGGAGCTGGAAGCCTACTTCTCCGATAACCCCGGCTGGGCCGAACAGCACCCGGAGTACTACTGGGAGCAACTGGGCGAAGCCTGCCGTCGCCTGTGGGCGAGCGTCGATATCGACCGCAGCCGCATCCGCGGCGTGTCCCTGACCACCCAGCGTGGCACGGTGATCCATGTCGACGAAGCCGGGCAGGCACTGCGTCCGGCGATCATCTGGCTGGACCAGCGCCGCGCAGAGCTGGGCGACCCGATCCGCGGGCCGTGGGGCTGGCTGTTCAAGTTGGTGGGCGCGCAGGGCGCGGTGGACTACTTCCGCACCCAGGCCGAAGTGAACTGGGTCGCGCAGCAGCAGCCGGATATCCATCGACGCACCCACAAGGTGCTGCTGCTGTCCGGCTTCCTGACTCATCGCCTGTGCGGCCGCTATGTGGATTCGGTGGCATGCAGCGTTGCCTACCTGCCATTCGACTACAAGAAACTGCAATGGGCCGCGCCGCGCGACTGGAAATGGCAGGCGCTGGAGGTTCGCCGCGAGCAACTGCCGGAGCTGTACAAGCCCGGCGAGCGCCTGGGTGAGATCACCGCCGAGGCCAGCCGTCTCACGGGTATTCCCGAAGGGCTGCCGCTGATTGCCGCGGGGGCGGACAAGGCGTGCGAGGTGCTCGGTGCGGGCGCAATCGATCCCACGGTGGCCTGCCTGTCCTATGGCACCACCGCGACCATCAACACCACCCGCTCGCGCTACCTGGAGACCATCCCTCTGATCCCGCCCTATCCGGCGGCGATTCCCGACCACTTCAATACCGAGGTGATGATCTACCGCGGCTTCTGGATGGTCAGTTGGTTCAAGCGCGAGTTCGGCCTGCGCGAGATGCAGCGCGCCGCCGAGCTTGGGGTGGAACCGGAGAAGCTGTTCGACGACCTGGTCAACAGCGTTCCGGCCGGTTCGATGGGGCTGATGCTGCAGCCGTACTGGACGCCAGGCATCCGCGAGCCGGGCCTGGAAGCCAAGGGGTCGATCATCGGCTTTGGCGACGTGCACACCCGCGCGCACATCTACCGCGCGATTCTCGAAGGTCTGGCCTATGCGTTGCGCCAGGGCAAGGAGCGCATCGAGAAACGCTCGGGCACCCGCATCGAGCGCCTGCGGGTGGCGGGCGGCGGTTCGCAGAGTGACGCGGCGATGCAGCTTACCGCCGACATCTTCGGCCTGCCGGCAGAGCGCCCGCACGTCTACGAAGCGTCCGGGCTGGGCGCAGCCATCGATTGCGCGGTGGGGCTGAAACTGTATCCGGACTTCGCCAGCGCCATCTCCCGCATGACCCGCGTCGGCGATGTCTTCCATCCGCGCGCGGAAGCGCAGCGTACCTATGAGCGGCTCTACAACGAGGTCTACCAGCGCATGTACCGGCAGTTGAAACCGCTGTACCAGAGCATTCGTGAGATCACCGGATACCCGGCCTGA
- a CDS encoding glycerol-3-phosphate dehydrogenase/oxidase, protein MPAWNADWRARALPELAARDWDLIVVGGGISGAGILREAARRGWRCLLIEQRDFAWGTSSRSSKMVHGGLRYIAKGQFGLTRDSVRERQRLLGEAPGLVDPLSFIMPHYQGGFPGPRVFGTLLSLYDALAGRRNHLFYRLEELRYLAPGLKENRLLGGTRFQDAVTDDARLVMRVLGEARAEGGEALNGLRVVELDRRDGRVCGLVAEDRESGARLTFRSRAVALATGAWADALRHKQGSEHIRPLRGSHLLLPAWRLPVAHAFSFMHGEDKRPVFVFPWEGATVVGTTDLDHRETLDDDAAISREELDYLLAACAQQFPSARITAADVRSTWAGVRPVVSDGEASLKPSDEKREHALWVEPGCVTLAGGKLTTFRLLALEVLAACAPMLQRPLDAAAENVFSPAPDAALPGLTQGQSRRLSGRYGRAVPELARLLRTVGAARVGDTDCLWAELAWAAEGELVLHLDDLLLRRTRVGLLLADGARAELPKIRALCQPRLGWDDARWKREEQDYLALWRRSYSLPAAE, encoded by the coding sequence ATGCCCGCATGGAACGCCGATTGGCGCGCCCGGGCGCTGCCGGAACTGGCGGCGCGCGACTGGGACCTGATCGTGGTAGGCGGCGGCATCAGCGGCGCCGGCATCCTGCGGGAAGCCGCGCGGCGCGGTTGGCGCTGCTTGCTGATCGAACAGCGCGATTTCGCCTGGGGCACTTCCAGTCGTTCGTCGAAGATGGTCCACGGTGGCTTGCGCTACATCGCCAAGGGCCAGTTCGGCCTGACCCGCGATTCGGTGCGCGAACGCCAGCGCCTGCTGGGCGAGGCGCCCGGGCTGGTCGATCCGCTTAGTTTCATCATGCCGCATTACCAGGGCGGCTTCCCCGGCCCGCGGGTGTTCGGTACGCTGCTGTCGCTGTACGACGCGCTGGCGGGGCGACGCAACCATCTCTTCTATCGCCTGGAGGAGCTGCGTTATCTGGCTCCGGGCTTGAAGGAGAATCGCCTGCTGGGTGGCACCCGCTTCCAGGATGCGGTAACCGACGATGCGCGGCTGGTCATGCGGGTGCTCGGCGAAGCGCGGGCCGAAGGCGGCGAAGCGCTGAACGGCTTGCGCGTGGTCGAGCTCGACCGCCGCGACGGCCGGGTGTGCGGGCTGGTCGCCGAGGACCGCGAAAGTGGTGCGCGTCTCACATTCCGCAGTCGCGCGGTGGCGCTGGCGACTGGCGCCTGGGCCGATGCGTTGCGCCACAAGCAGGGCAGCGAGCACATCCGCCCGTTGCGCGGCAGCCATCTGCTGCTGCCGGCCTGGCGCCTGCCGGTGGCCCACGCCTTCAGCTTCATGCACGGCGAAGACAAGCGCCCGGTGTTCGTTTTTCCCTGGGAAGGCGCCACAGTGGTCGGCACGACCGATCTGGACCACCGCGAGACGCTGGATGACGACGCGGCGATCAGTCGCGAGGAACTGGACTACCTGCTGGCCGCCTGCGCGCAGCAGTTCCCGTCGGCGCGGATCACCGCCGCCGACGTGCGCTCTACCTGGGCCGGTGTGCGGCCGGTGGTCAGCGATGGCGAGGCGTCGCTCAAGCCGTCGGACGAAAAGCGCGAACACGCACTATGGGTCGAGCCCGGCTGCGTGACGCTGGCCGGTGGCAAGCTCACCACCTTCCGCCTGCTGGCACTGGAGGTACTCGCAGCCTGTGCGCCGATGCTGCAGCGGCCGCTGGATGCGGCGGCGGAGAACGTCTTCAGTCCGGCTCCGGATGCCGCCTTGCCGGGGCTGACGCAAGGCCAGTCGCGCCGCCTGAGCGGTCGCTATGGCCGGGCTGTGCCGGAGTTGGCGCGGCTGCTGCGGACGGTGGGCGCCGCTCGCGTCGGCGATACCGATTGCCTCTGGGCGGAGCTGGCCTGGGCGGCGGAAGGCGAGCTGGTACTGCATCTGGACGACCTGCTGTTGCGCCGGACCCGCGTCGGCCTGCTGTTGGCCGACGGCGCCCGCGCCGAGCTACCGAAGATCCGCGCGCTGTGCCAGCCACGCCTGGGCTGGGACGACGCGCGCTGGAAGCGCGAAGAACAGGACTATCTGGCGCTCTGGCGGCGCAGCTACAGCCTGCCGGCAGCCGAATAA